One genomic window of Cydia fagiglandana chromosome 20, ilCydFagi1.1, whole genome shotgun sequence includes the following:
- the LOC134674432 gene encoding adenosine deaminase 2-like gives MWVMWALVGCLLFAPAVISNKLQRVQDERNYLLNKELNMMVGSDIVLSDSELVANETIMALKLHELDNGFKNPEFFHCSKHFFEYKDAVKETPLYKIIQKMPKGAVLHAHDTGLLGPDHVLNYTYWDDLHICYEDDTVKFLFSSDTPTSPCGNQWQLLKNVRYSSGNVEKFDDELRKHFTIVIDKPLDVYTDINKVWSKFQNYFISTSGLLYYKPLWEQYFYDTLKAFREDNVMYIEMRSVLPELYDLDGNTYDAVATAEIYKKVLDEFVRDYPDFFGVRLIYAPLKMGNSDTVKEYIRTAKVIKKKLPGFFAGFDLVGQEDIAPALINYLPELVDAADELDYFLHAGETNWQGLSDENIFDAVALKTKRIGHGYAIAKHPILKEEVKKRGIALEVNVVSNHVLKLVEDVRNHPLATFLAEGMPVVLSSDDPGVWEADPMSHDFYLTFLGVASRRADLRLLKKLALNSLYYSTYPDKEKIVFEFEKRWTKFIGNGQFLQAIGS, from the coding sequence ATGTGGGTGATGTGGGCGCTTGTCGGCTGTTTACTATTCGCACCTGCAGTGATATCGAATAAACTCCAAAGAGTGCAAGATGAAAGAAACTATcttttaaataaagaacttaaCATGATGGTGGGAAGTGACATTGTTTTAAGTGATAGTGAACTAGTTGCTAATGAAACTATTATGGCCCTTAAACTACACGAATTGGATAACGGATTTAAAAATCCTGAGTTCTTTCACTGTTCGAAACACTTTTTTGAATACAAGGATGCTGTCAAGGAAACGCCTTTGTACAAAATTATACAGAAGATGCCGAAAGGAGCGGTTTTACATGCCCACGATACTGGATTACTGGGCCCAGACCATGTTTTGAATTATACATACTGGGACGACTTACACATTTGTTACGAAGATGATACCGTAAAATTTCTGTTCTCAAGTGATACACCCACTTCTCCGTGTGGCAACCAATGGCAATTGCTCAAAAACGTCAGATATTCATCTGGCAACGTTGAAAAGTTTGATGATGAACTTAGGAAACATTTCACTATCGTTATTGACAAGCCTCTAGATGTTTATACTGACATTAATAAAGTGTGGTCGaaattccaaaattattttattagtacCAGTGGGTTGCTGTACTATAAACCGCTTTGGGAGCAATACTTCTATGATACTTTGAAAGCATTCAGAGAAGATAACGTCATGTATATTGAAATGAGAAGTGTTTTGCCAGAGTTGTACGATTTAGATGGTAACACTTATGATGCCGTCGCGACGGCGGAGATATACAAAAAAGTGCTCGACGAGTTTGTGCGTGACTATCCAGATTTTTTCGGAGTTAGATTAATCTATGCGCCATTAAAAATGGGAAACTCGGATACAGTTAAAGAGTATATTCGAACAGCGAAAGTcataaaaaagaaattacctgGTTTCTTTGCTGGTTTTGATCTGGTTGGCCAAGAAGATATAGCTCCGGCTCTAATAAATTATTTGCCCGAGTTAGTTGATGCTGCTGATGAGTTAGATTATTTCCTCCATGCTGGTGAGACTAATTGGCAAGGTTTAAGCGATGAGAACATTTTTGATGCTGTAGCTCTAAAGACAAAACGTATAGGTCACGGTTACGCTATAGCTAAGCATCCTATTCTGAAAGAAGAAGTCAAGAAAAGAGGAATAGCGCTGGAAGTCAATGTTGTGTCTAACCATGTTTTGAAATTGGTTGAAGATGTGAGGAATCATCCTTTAGCGACGTTCCTCGCTGAGGGTATGCCTGTAGTTTTGTCCAGCGATGACCCAGGAGTGTGGGAGGCCGACCCTATGTCTCACGACTTCTATTTGACTTTCTTAGGGGTGGCCAGCCGTCGAGCTGACTTAAGACTGTTGAAAAAGCTTGCTTTAAATTCTTTGTATTATAGCACATATCCTGATAAAGAGAAGATTGTATTCGAGTTTGAAAAACGGTGGACGAAGTTTATTGGAAACGGACAATTTCTTCAAGCAATTGGTTCTTAA